Proteins encoded in a region of the Schaalia hyovaginalis genome:
- the glpA gene encoding anaerobic glycerol-3-phosphate dehydrogenase subunit GlpA produces MKTINTDVVVIGGGSTGAGVVRDVAMRGFRAVLVERYDIAQGTSGRFHGLLHSGGRYIASDPESATECAEENLIVKKINANAVEDTGGLFVVTSQDDEEYADKFLERAAAAKVPAQEISVAEALKREPRLDPKLKRAFEVLDGSVDGWQMVWGAIRSAQAYGAQVLTYHKVTNIEREGDAVSAVVAHDLRTGEDVRIECSFVLNCGGPWAGQIAALADCHGVDVVPGAGIMVAMNFRLTQTVLNRCIWPADGDIIVPDHPVCIIGTTDLKADDPDKLAIPADQVQQMLDAGEAMIPGFRKARPLHAWAGARPLVKDSRVAATDTRHMARGMSVIDHKSRDGVAGLLTIAGGKLTTYRLMAERIVDIMCDEMGEKRECRTAGEAVPAASDHRLYTIGHRLESVEHDNAAPSHDQIICECELVTRAMLETTMDLLPGGQLDDVRRQVRLGMGPCQGGFCSQRATGIAHERGDIDSVKANELFRTFLKNRWIGLWPIVYGKQLRQTALDNWIHEGALDVEHLPSEELDTVKEDVR; encoded by the coding sequence AGGGGACATCGGGCCGCTTCCACGGGCTCCTCCACTCGGGCGGGCGCTACATCGCATCCGACCCGGAATCGGCCACCGAATGCGCCGAGGAGAACCTCATCGTCAAGAAGATCAACGCCAACGCCGTGGAGGACACCGGCGGGCTCTTCGTCGTGACCTCCCAGGACGACGAGGAGTACGCGGACAAGTTCCTCGAGCGCGCAGCCGCCGCCAAGGTGCCCGCGCAGGAGATCTCGGTCGCCGAGGCCCTCAAGCGCGAACCCCGGCTCGACCCCAAGCTCAAACGCGCCTTCGAAGTCCTCGACGGATCGGTCGACGGCTGGCAGATGGTCTGGGGCGCCATCCGCTCCGCGCAGGCCTACGGCGCGCAAGTGCTCACCTACCACAAGGTGACGAACATCGAGCGCGAGGGCGACGCCGTCTCCGCAGTGGTCGCGCACGATCTGCGCACGGGCGAGGACGTGCGCATCGAGTGCTCCTTCGTGCTCAACTGCGGCGGCCCCTGGGCCGGACAGATCGCCGCCCTGGCCGACTGCCACGGCGTCGACGTCGTTCCCGGCGCGGGCATCATGGTCGCGATGAACTTCCGTCTCACCCAGACGGTCCTCAACCGCTGCATATGGCCCGCCGATGGCGACATCATCGTGCCGGATCACCCGGTCTGCATCATCGGCACCACCGACCTCAAGGCCGACGACCCCGACAAGCTCGCCATTCCCGCCGACCAGGTCCAGCAGATGCTCGACGCCGGCGAAGCGATGATCCCCGGCTTCCGCAAGGCCCGCCCGCTCCACGCATGGGCGGGCGCGCGCCCCCTCGTCAAGGATTCGCGAGTCGCCGCCACCGACACCCGGCACATGGCCCGCGGCATGAGCGTCATCGACCACAAGTCGCGCGACGGCGTGGCGGGCCTGCTCACCATCGCCGGCGGCAAGCTCACGACCTACCGCCTCATGGCCGAGCGCATCGTCGACATCATGTGCGATGAAATGGGCGAGAAGCGCGAGTGCCGCACCGCCGGCGAAGCCGTTCCCGCAGCCTCCGATCACCGCCTCTACACGATCGGGCACCGCCTCGAATCCGTCGAGCACGACAACGCGGCCCCGAGCCACGACCAGATCATCTGCGAATGCGAACTCGTCACCCGCGCGATGCTCGAGACCACGATGGATCTTCTGCCCGGCGGGCAGCTCGACGACGTGCGCCGTCAGGTCCGACTCGGCATGGGCCCCTGCCAGGGCGGCTTCTGCTCGCAGCGCGCCACCGGCATCGCCCACGAGCGCGGCGACATCGACTCGGTGAAGGCCAACGAGCTCTTCCGGACCTTCTTGAAGAACCGCTGGATCGGCCTGTGGCCGATCGTCTACGGCAAGCAGCTGCGCCAGACCGCCCTCGACAACTGGATCCACGAGGGAGCGCTCGACGTCGAGCACCTCCCGAGCGAAGAACTCGACACCGTGAAGGAGGACGTCCGATGA
- the glpB gene encoding glycerol-3-phosphate dehydrogenase subunit GlpB, producing MRDAVVIGAGLAGLAATLRLARGGAKVTLVTKGLGGLQLSQGTIDVLGYSEARIEDPLRAISEHVSTRPTHPYTHFTPEFVGEAAAWLKEVLGPELLLGDPHANVLLPTALGALRPTCLYQPSMAAGIPQAGRSYAIVGLRRLKDFYPALIAENLSRQPGPDGEPITARSIMVDLEIRKDEVDTTGTNHARALDDPAMRAELVATIKPHLNEGEIVGLPAVLGLNDPGAWKDIADRLGHEVFEIAMQPPSIPGMRLNQALTALVKKEARFILGSAVTGVEAEDGAVRAVTISTAGRPTRIETKNVVLAGGGFESGALDMDSYGTLSETILGLPVLAAEGQLLHGDFWGSDQAVFLAGLEVDDDMHPLGAGKAPVYSNVYAAGGNLAGATRWREKSGEGIALASALRAADQILGSLK from the coding sequence ATGAGAGACGCGGTCGTCATCGGCGCGGGCCTCGCAGGCCTCGCCGCCACCCTCCGCCTCGCCCGCGGCGGAGCGAAGGTCACCCTCGTCACCAAGGGCCTCGGCGGACTCCAGCTCTCCCAGGGGACGATCGACGTGCTCGGGTACTCCGAAGCGCGCATCGAGGATCCGCTCAGGGCGATCAGCGAGCACGTCTCGACGCGGCCGACCCACCCCTACACGCACTTCACCCCCGAATTCGTCGGCGAAGCGGCAGCATGGCTCAAGGAGGTCCTCGGCCCCGAGCTTCTCCTCGGCGACCCGCACGCGAACGTGCTCCTCCCGACCGCCCTGGGCGCGCTCCGCCCCACCTGCCTCTACCAGCCGTCGATGGCGGCCGGCATCCCGCAGGCGGGGCGCTCCTACGCGATCGTCGGCCTGCGCCGCCTCAAGGACTTCTACCCGGCGCTCATCGCCGAGAACCTCTCGCGCCAGCCCGGCCCCGACGGCGAGCCCATCACGGCGCGCTCGATCATGGTCGACCTCGAGATCCGCAAGGACGAGGTCGACACCACCGGGACGAACCACGCGCGCGCCCTCGACGACCCCGCCATGCGCGCCGAGCTCGTCGCGACGATCAAACCGCACCTCAACGAGGGCGAGATCGTGGGCCTGCCCGCGGTCCTCGGCCTCAACGATCCGGGCGCCTGGAAGGACATCGCCGATCGGCTCGGACACGAGGTCTTCGAGATCGCGATGCAACCGCCCTCGATCCCCGGCATGCGCCTCAATCAGGCGCTCACCGCCCTCGTCAAGAAGGAGGCGCGCTTCATCCTCGGCTCCGCCGTCACCGGCGTGGAGGCCGAAGACGGGGCCGTGAGGGCCGTGACGATCTCGACCGCCGGGCGCCCGACGCGCATCGAAACGAAGAACGTCGTCCTCGCCGGCGGCGGCTTCGAATCCGGCGCGCTCGACATGGACTCCTACGGAACCCTCTCCGAAACCATCCTCGGACTCCCCGTCCTCGCGGCCGAGGGCCAGCTCCTCCACGGGGACTTCTGGGGGAGCGACCAGGCGGTCTTCCTCGCCGGCCTCGAAGTCGACGACGACATGCACCCCCTCGGCGCCGGGAAGGCGCCCGTCTACTCCAACGTCTACGCGGCCGGCGGGAACCTCGCCGGAGCGACCCGCTGGCGCGAGAAGTCGGGGGAGGGCATCGCCCTCGCCTCCGCTCTGCGCGCCGCCGACCAGATCCTCGGGAGCCTCAAATGA